The Methanosarcina barkeri MS DNA window AACATATCTTTTTACTCCCATGTACAGCAAAGGCTGGAAGGAACTGCTTGATCTGAATAAGCTAAATAAAGACCCTGCCAAAGCATTGAAATTAATGAAAAAGACCCACGAAATGATTGGTTACAAAAGAGTTGCTAAGATTAATACTGGCCTTAACTACACTGAAAATTTCGACGCTTCTATTCGGGAATTTGCAGATTTATTTGATTTCGAAATTTTGGAATTCGATGATGGTAATCAGGAAATTTTTAAAGATTGCTATAACGAACTCAAAATGGAGATTTAGGATAAATCAAAATGTTGACAAATTTTATATTTGTAACTGAATGGTGAGCGGATGCCTGTACTTAGCATAATTGCCTGTGAAATGCTTGAAGACGAACTTGCATATGTCCTCTCAGAAGACCATGACTTAAATCAATTGATTGTAGTTGAAAACAGGCAAAGTTTCAGGTTTGTTCGAAAGCTTAAATCCAGAAATTGCCAGCCAAGACTTTTTCCTTTGGACAAAGTACCTATTTTTTTAAAAGAGGCAAATAACTCTGTATATAACTCCGTATATAGCTCTGTATCTGTGAATATTTTAAAATTTTTATTGAAATTCCCGTTTTTTAAGAAAATACCTCATAATTCCAGAGGAAAGAGTAAAGAAAAAAACAAGGAAAAGCCTATTGTCGTTGTAAATACTCTGAAGCTTGGTCTGCACGCAGATTGCGAACTCTTAAGATCTGAAATCTACCAGAATATCAGGAAAATGGCAACTTTTTCAGATGGTATTCTTATTTTCTATGGAAATTGTGGTCACTCTTTAAGGAACACAGCAGTGGATTTTAAAGATCTTCCTTGCTCTCTTTATTTTCTCAAAGATGAAAACGGAGAGATTGTGGATGACTGTATCAGCGTAGCTCTTGGGGGCAACGATAATTATGCTGAAGTTATGCAGAGTGGGAAAGGTATAGGTATGATATACTTGACTCCTATGTGGGCTTCCAGTTGGAAAAAAATGAGAATGGAATCCAACAACACTTCTGACTTTAATGACAGTTTTTTGAAAAAGCATTACAGAAAAGTTGTCAAAATCAATAACAAGATCTCAAAAAGAGATGAATTCGATAAAAATGTCTTAAATTATTCCCAGACTTTTGATATGAGTATTACTGAAATGGAAGGCAGTATGGAAATAGCAAGTAAGTCCTATCTAAATGCCAAAAATGATGTCTGCAAAAAAGTAGTATTAAATTAAAAACAATTAAAAGAGTATACTGAAAATCAAAGAAGGAAAAACAAAATCCTGAAAACAAATCCCGAAGACAAATCCCGAAGATAAATTCCTTCATATTTTCAGATTTTTCTATAAAGTCCAAGAGTACTTAGAGTCAGAGCAGTAGCGTTTATATCATCGTCCTTATTTCCCCAGGCTCCATTTTCATGGACATTTTCAAGGAGCCAGTGAACTGAATCTTCAACTTCATCTTTAAAACCTGCAAGAAGCAGGGCTTGAATTGCCAGGTTGCTTGTGGAAATATGTTTCCAGCCGTCATCCGTCCTTCTTTTTGAAAGGATCCATCTGGCTTTTTCCTGGATAAAAGTCTCAAAGGTTCTGGTTTTTGCCAGATTATCCTGCTTTTTGAGAGCTGTAATTATAAGGGATGTGGTGCCTACCTGTTCCCAGGCAGGGCAATAGTTTTCAGATAGCCAGTTGCATCCGTCTTTATCCTGAGTTCCCATGTCTGCAAGAGCTGCAAGGGCATAGGCTGTGTCGTAAACGTCTCTGTTCCAAGAGTTTTCTCTTTTTCTGGCAAGCAGCCATCTTGCTGAAGCCATAAATACGATTCCTTCTGTAGAAAGGGCTGAGCAGGCCCTTGCGGTGTCCCTGATTGAAGAGTTCCAGGAACCGTCGTTATCCTGTTCAACAATCAGGCGGGTTATGTAAGGGTTTGGGAGTACCCATAGGGCATGTGCGGATAATGTACTTGAAAGTTCCTTTACGGACTGAATTCGCTGGGCAGAGAGCCATTCAAAACTGTTTTTCACAATATCAAATTCCAGGTTGCTTGACATTTGATTGTGCTTTTCGGGCTTCACCTATTAAAACTTGACTAACACCTCCCCTTTCTTTTTCTCTTATGGACATTTTAGAGTCAGAGCCTAAATGAATGCAAAACTATATATATTTTGCATTATTATGCATAACTATGCGCCCTAGAAAACGAAGGATGGTGGATTTCGAATATTCGGCAAGGCAGTTTAGGCCTTTCAGTCCAGAAAACGAAATTCCCGAAGAAATCTTGCTGACAATAGACGAACTCGAGACCATGAGACTCAGCTTTCTAGAAAAGCTTTCTCAGAGTGAGGCTGCAGTCCATATGGAGGTTCACCAGTC harbors:
- a CDS encoding DUF1638 domain-containing protein — translated: MPVLSIIACEMLEDELAYVLSEDHDLNQLIVVENRQSFRFVRKLKSRNCQPRLFPLDKVPIFLKEANNSVYNSVYSSVSVNILKFLLKFPFFKKIPHNSRGKSKEKNKEKPIVVVNTLKLGLHADCELLRSEIYQNIRKMATFSDGILIFYGNCGHSLRNTAVDFKDLPCSLYFLKDENGEIVDDCISVALGGNDNYAEVMQSGKGIGMIYLTPMWASSWKKMRMESNNTSDFNDSFLKKHYRKVVKINNKISKRDEFDKNVLNYSQTFDMSITEMEGSMEIASKSYLNAKNDVCKKVVLN
- a CDS encoding DUF1638 domain-containing protein; its protein translation is MKTLAPFSSGILLFYGLCGNVLGDVEKDFQHSSISCPVRILKDKDHRIVDDCIGATVGGVKNYLRILKSVSDAGTYLFTPMYSKGWKELLDLNKLNKDPAKALKLMKKTHEMIGYKRVAKINTGLNYTENFDASIREFADLFDFEILEFDDGNQEIFKDCYNELKMEI
- a CDS encoding prenyltransferase/squalene oxidase repeat-containing protein; the protein is MSSNLEFDIVKNSFEWLSAQRIQSVKELSSTLSAHALWVLPNPYITRLIVEQDNDGSWNSSIRDTARACSALSTEGIVFMASARWLLARKRENSWNRDVYDTAYALAALADMGTQDKDGCNWLSENYCPAWEQVGTTSLIITALKKQDNLAKTRTFETFIQEKARWILSKRRTDDGWKHISTSNLAIQALLLAGFKDEVEDSVHWLLENVHENGAWGNKDDDINATALTLSTLGLYRKI